CGGTATGATCCGGACACATAGGTAACAGAAAGTTCCGGACACATAGGTAACACTTTGTATACTACTGGTATAAGGAGGAATGCCTTATGCCATGGATGGAGGTACACAAAGTGGATCTCAGACGAGAATTAATCTATCGTTATCTCAACAAGGAAAAGGTGACAGATTTGTGTCGAGAATATGGAATCTCTCGAAAAACCGCCTATAAGTATATTCATCGTTTTCAAGCCTTTGGTTTGGATGGACTCAAAGACCAATCTCGATGTCCTCTTTATCTGGCGAGTAAAACTGATGCCCTGACCGAGCAAATGATTCTGGATACCAAACTCAAACATCCCAGTTGGGGAGCTAAAAAAATCAAACCCTTCCTGGAGGAAGAGCATCCCTACATTGCCTTTCCAGTAGTGAGCACCATCAGTGCTATCCTCTCTCGTCATGGTCTGGTGAGGTCACACCCTCGCCGACTGAAAAGAAGTGTTTCACCCCATCAGCTTCGAATCAGTCACGAACCGAACGAGATTTGGTGTGTCGACTTTAAAGGACAATTTCAAACCCGAGACCAAAAAGACTGTTATCCTTTAACCATCACCGATCACTATAGCCGGTATCTCCTTGCCTGTGAAGCTCTTTCCTCTCCCAGTATTCAAGAATCCCTTCCGGTCTTCAAAGAGTGCTTTTCCAAATATGGTCTTCCCCAGGTGATCCGCAGTGATAACGGCACTCCCTTTGCTTCTCTGAGTGCTCCCTTTGGGCTCACTCACCTTGCCGTGTGGCTGGTCAAACTCGGCATCATCTTAGAACGCATTGACCTTGGTCATCCAGAACAAAATAGTCGTCATGAACGGATGCACCGAACTTTGAAAGAAGAAGCCTGTTTCCCACCAGCTTCAAATCTTTTCACCCAACAAGATCGTTTTGAAGTCTTCAAAAAGACCTACAATACCGTAAGACCCCATGAAGCCCTTGGCCAAAAAACCCCGGCTTCCTGGTACCACAAAAGTGACCGTCCCTATCCAAAAACCTTAAGTGATTGTGAATATCCCCATCATACGCTCACTCGTAAAGTCGATTCCTCAGGGCGGATCTCTTTGAATGGCAACCACCAGGTCAGAATCAGTAAAGTCTTCACTGGTGAATTCTTAGGATTCAAAGACTATAATGATTCCTGGTTAGTCAGTTTCTCCCAGTATGATATTGGTACAATTGATAAAGAGACTCATACCTTTGAATCGCTGGAGTATCAAAATGCTTAAAAAGTGTTACCTATGTCCTTAGACTAAAGTGTAACCTATGTCTCCGTTCGTACAGCACCCCTCCAAGGAGGGGAATTGTTGAATTCATTCTTTTTCTTATTTGTTTGATTACTTTTCACTTATTCCGGTATTTTCAGGATAGTGGTGCTGGGTAAAAACCTGACATTCTGGTCACTTGTACATGATTTCGCATTACGGTAGAATTGAATTGAAATTGATTCTTATCGAATCTCATTGGGGGGATATAACCATGCAGGATTTTGAAAAACTTGGGGTGTTTTATTTAGGTAAAGAATATGATTTGACTAATAATGAGTTAAAAGATAATCTTATTCTTTATGATGCTAAAGATTTAACCACTCACGCCATGATAGTGGGTATGACCGGCAGCGGAAAAACCGGTTTGGCCATCGGTCTTCTTGAAGAAGCTGCCATTGATGGTATCCCCTCCATACTTATCGATCCTAAAGGTGATTTAGGAAATCTCCTCTTGCAATTTCCCGAACTTCGACCGGAAGATTTCCGACCTTGGATCGACGAAGCCGAAGCCACTCGGAAAGGCATGGATCCCGATGCTTTTGCAGCAAAAACTGCCGAAAACTGGAAAAGCGGCTTAGCCCAATGGGGACAAGAACCAGAGCGTATTCAACGCTTAAAAGATACCGTTTCCATGACCATCTACACGCCAGGGAATACTGCCGGACGGCCTTTACAGATTCTTCGTTCCTTCACTCCTCCCTCAGCCAATATCATCCAAGATGCTTCTGCTTTACGTGACCGTATTATATCCACGATCTCTGGGTTACTCAGC
The genomic region above belongs to Candidatus Atribacteria bacterium ADurb.Bin276 and contains:
- a CDS encoding Integrase core domain protein; translation: MPWMEVHKVDLRRELIYRYLNKEKVTDLCREYGISRKTAYKYIHRFQAFGLDGLKDQSRCPLYLASKTDALTEQMILDTKLKHPSWGAKKIKPFLEEEHPYIAFPVVSTISAILSRHGLVRSHPRRLKRSVSPHQLRISHEPNEIWCVDFKGQFQTRDQKDCYPLTITDHYSRYLLACEALSSPSIQESLPVFKECFSKYGLPQVIRSDNGTPFASLSAPFGLTHLAVWLVKLGIILERIDLGHPEQNSRHERMHRTLKEEACFPPASNLFTQQDRFEVFKKTYNTVRPHEALGQKTPASWYHKSDRPYPKTLSDCEYPHHTLTRKVDSSGRISLNGNHQVRISKVFTGEFLGFKDYNDSWLVSFSQYDIGTIDKETHTFESLEYQNA